atATAGTCTTCTGTTTTGAAAGTTGGCTAAAGTTTTTGAAGATGTGGTGCCAGTCAGAGCGAAACACGGTGTGCAGGTTGGCTGTGTGGCCTCTGGGGCCATGAACTGCAGCCCATTCTTGGTCCTCCTGAAACAGGCCTTGCCTTGTCTACCAGAAGCCCCCTCCCAGAACTGAGGGTGTGAATTCTGTAGGGGCCAAAGCCGGATGGGAGGGAGAACGCAGAGGACCCCAGCCGTAAGAGAGAGATTGCGTAACACCATGACCATGACCTCAGAGCAAGTGCTCTCTGCACCTGCTTCTTGGGGATGACGGCACTGAGCGTTCTCAGTATATACAAGTTCACCACGAGGACCCAGATTCAGGTCTCGCGGTCATCCTCACACAGTAACAGAGGGACCCTCAACTGCTTTGCATAAACCGTACGGCCACCAGACCCACAAGCTGGCCTGAGAACCAAGGTACTGAGGGCAGGCAAGGCGggccttctcctatgatcctgaCCATGGCAGGTGGCAGTGTGTGATCTTGTCACAAGGCTGAGGCATGGAGAAGAGGTAAAAACCAGGATAGAGCCCACTTCTCTAGGGCACTGAATTCAAGACAGTGGATTGAAGGAATACCAGTACTTCCTAGCCTCTCTTCGTGCGATCTGGTGACCTTCCAGAAAGGTCTGAGATATGCCACCTTCACCCTGAGGCCATTTCCCCCAAAACGAGTATGGTGGCCACTTACTTGGGCTCCATCCATGGTGCCGAGGCTTGCGACCGTAAGGACTctgtgcgtgcgcgtgtgtgcgtgcgtgcattaCGTTATATATTAATGACCAAATGGACAACTCATTGGTCTAAGGGAGGTTATTCGTATTCATCTTGGCTCATGCTAGGATCATTATGGAAGGAAAGGTGCATCAAGTGAACAAAAAGCCAGAACCTCAGAAGGGAAGCAAGAAATCCTACTCCCTCAGCGCTGGGGTCTGTAAAGGATCAGTTTCCCAACAGGAAAAAACGTAACAAAGGGCAAAGTTTGGCTCAGGAGAAATAAAGTCCCGATCGAGTCCAAAGACAGTACTGGAATTGCCTACACAAGTATACCTTTGCCTACTGTCTTGTCCGTGTCTCCCCGTCCGGGACTCGTATGCGTGGCACTCACTGGCACACCGTATTTGCCCACCCCCATGAACGCAGCCTGAGGTGGGCTGGGCTGATCTTACCCTTCTCCTGTCCTAGGTCCGACCTTTGAGGGCGTTTTTAGTTTGTGATCAAACAGAGCAAAGGGTCTTGAGTTGAACATGTCTGAGCCTTCCTCCACTATCCGTAACTGGGCAGCAGCCCCTAGAAGGCAGGGATGATATCCCCGGCCTGGTTCTGTCTCTCCTCTGTAGGGCAGGtaagaaactgagaaagtcaCGACTTAGGGCCATCTCAGGAGAAGGGGGAAAGGTGGGAAGGGGGGAACATGATGGGAACCAGTTTGGGGATCCTTGAGAAAGCCTCCCACACATCTCCCTTTCCATAAAGGGCCCAGACTCCATCTTAGGGAGAGTAGAGTTCACTCtgggctaaaaaacaaaaacgaaaacaaaacacCTGAGGCAGGCAGGATGGCACTGTGAGAAGAACGTGAGCCTGGTTCTAAGGCCTAAGGAGAGTCTTACAGTTGGATGATTAATAAACTTTATTGACCACCCTCCTTGGAGTTGCATGGAATGTTCCAGAAGTTTCAAagggtctgcccctcccccaaccttctGGAACTTCCTATATACCTCCGTGTTCTGGGACCCCAGGGAATGTTCTTAGCTTTGACATTCACGGACAGAACATAGACTCGGGGGGTGTATATACAGCCACCGATGAGAAAGGTCCCAGCTATTACAGACCACTAGTGTTTATACAAACCCCCAAAGAACCCCAATCCTTTTTGATAGAAACTCTGACAGAATCATGGCCCAAGGACACTCCATTATTCGTCCAGGTGCCTGGTTGCAAACCACTGGTTTCTGGCACATTCTACCAAGCCAAACACTTCCTGTTGTTTGTATTCCAAGAAGGACTTGTTTTCCAAATATGAAACATAGTAACATTAAATGTTCTCTCTAAAAGtacatctgcccctccccccaaaccaaGGCTAAGTGAGCCTACCAGGTCTGAATCCAAAGCCTGCTCAAATCTTTACCACTGAATCGTATGGTCACAGCAAAGTCCAAAGATTTTGCCCCAACCTCCAAGGCTAAAATCAAAATCATTTCTGAGACACCAATTTGAACTAGCTGTGGCCTTATCCTAATTATTAGGATTTCTCAAGAGCAGTTCTTACTAATATACCTAGGCACCGCTGGCTTTGGTTAGAACCTACACTTCTGTCCTCACTCTTGTGGTAGATCTCTTGCGAAGGTTTTCCTATCCTACAGCTTTCCACTTAGCCCTAGTGCAGGAACACCTGAGCTGCTGAACTCCcacagcccccctccccgccccccaccaccacaatCAGGGACACAGAATCAAGAGCCTGACTACTACAGCTCCAGCCAAGCGGTGACCGGTACTGCTTAGCTCGACTTAGACACGGAGAGAGAAAAAAGCCCCAGCCAGCTCTGAATAAAGAACCAAGTTTCCACCACATGCCTCCTCTCCCTGACAAGTACCGTCGACGCCACGCTCGAGCTGCCAGGTTTCAAGGACTTGACTTGTGAGGTTCAACAAGAGGACAGGCCGCCATCCCAGTTTGCCGGATTCAAATTTCCAGTTTGTTGCGGTCTTTCGGGGAAGGGACAGGACTGTACAGTTAGCAAGGGGCACACTGTCCCAAGGATAAACTGGACTCTAACATCATGTTTTAATCCCTGAGCCCATTAGAACTATGGATAATAAAGTGTGACAGACCTCAAGAGAGCAAAATGATTTGTTCCTCTGTGGCCATGCCACCGAGTAATTTCTCCGAGGTCCTACAGAGGCACTCTGGTCCCTTACGCTCGGTGACCTTGCTTTCCTGCTCCCACATGGCACCAGCGGAAGGGGGAGTGGGGCCTGGGGCTGATCAAGAGTGGCAAGGTTTCCAAAGGTCCCATTCTTTCCCTACGTCACGTCTCACCTGTGGCTGGGGAACTCACAGAAAGACAAGGTTCGTACAACCCCAGGATTTTTCTTTTGGCAGCCAACAATGGGTCACATGGCACGGTTCAAGGTTACACAGGCGCCCCACCGGACGAACGCGGGGGCAGGAGCAGACAGGGCTTGCCCCGAGCTTTAGAACAAAGCCAGACCGCGTGTTCCAGAAGTTGACAACATCAGGAAGGCAACCTCTGGAAGCGGGCACCCAAGGGACTCCAGAAAACCCTTCCCTCTCGGGCTTTCGGGACTCTTCTTCTCGGGGCCTCTTTCTTGGGCATCCGAAAGCCTTCTTCCCGGGGCCGTGGGGGAGGGGCGTGCAGGTGGATGGCTAAGCTGGGCGGCCGGGGACGAAGAGGGGGGTAGGCAGCTCCTCCGGACCCCAGCAGAGGTAGACTACCGAAGGCAAAGGGTTCAAGCAGACCGGAAAGGCCATTTTCTCGGGGCTGGCTGGGGGCGGCTgccctgtcctcctcctcctctctccgaTTAAAAACGAAAGCCTATGAGGACGAAGGCTGTGAGGAGAAGGAACACAAAAGTCGTGTCTCGGGTCTCGTCCCAGCGGAAGCCCTTCCTGGCCCGGTCCTCCTGCTGCTTGCGCAGGGCCTCTCGCCGGGCCCGCTGGCGCCGCTCGCGCTCCAGCTGCTCTCCGTAGTGCGCTTGGTAGAAGGCGTCGAAGTTGAACATGGTGCGGCTGGCGCCCGCCGCGGCCTGACCGCGGTCGTGGGCCCAAGAGGCAGGTGGCCGGGCGCGGGGCGAGCGGTCATCGCCGGCGGGCCCCTTGGAGGGCCGGACATCAGGTCCGCGCAGGTCCTCGTCGCTGAGCAGGCCGCGGTCATACTTGCGACGCAAGGTGGCACTGCCCAGCACCAAGTAGGCCTGGGAGATGCGCGTGAAGCGCTCGGCAGCCTCGGCGCTCCCCGAGTTGCGGTCCGGGTGGTAGAGGAAGCTCTGCCGGTAGTAAGCTGCCTTGATTTGCGCCTGCGTGGCCGTGGAGGGGACGCCGAGCAGCTCGTAGAGCGCGGTGCGCGAGTATGAGCGGTCGCCCTGGGAGTAAGTCCTCGCTTGTAGGCCCAGGCCGGATCCCCGGTTCTGTGGACCGGTCGGGACCCGCCACAACCTCCACAGTAACCGCCGCGAACACCTCAGATCGCGCCTGGCTGCCATCTTGGATGGGACACGCGGGCGGTGCAAGACGAACTGGCCAATGGGAGGCGTGCGTTGTTCGCAGCGCGTCCGCCCTGTAGCCAATCGAGTAAAATCGGAGGCGGGGAGAGGGGCGGAGCATGCGTGTTGAGAGGTGGGCGTGGAGCCGATGACATAAAAGGCGGATTTCCGGGACGCCAGTCCCAGTCTCGAGGCTGAGGCGCGGATATGGCGTTTCGCAGCAAGAGGCCGGAGCACGGCGGGCCCCCGGAGCTGGTGAGAGGCTTTTGCTCGGCGAATCCCCTTCTTTCCGCGGGTGGGGCTGCCGCGTCTTGATTCCTCCTCTACTGctcttccttttctgtctccCGCAGTTTTATGACAAGAATGAAGCCCGGAAATACGTGCGCAAGTAAGGGGAGCCCACATGTTGTCGGGGGTCGGGAACCGGCAGGTTGACCCAACAGCGGGCATGGCTGGGAAAGCGCGCAGAATTGGGGGGCTGCGGGGAAAGGGAGGGACAGGGACTGATTCCAGTTCTGGGCAGTGGGAGAGTCAGCGTTAGAAAAAGCTCGGAATCCTCCGGGCCTCCGTCAAGTAGCGTTCAGATGGGGGTGGATGCTGCGTGCTGTCTCCCGGGGGTTTTCAGAGTTTCAAGTGACCGCTTGTTGGAAGCGCGGGGTAAAATGGGCAGGGGGCCGTGGGGGCCGCTGAGGGGAAGGAAGGCGCATTCACAGAATGTCTGTAGGTCTCGGGTTCTCGAAGAACTGCGGGTGCGGGGAAGAGCGGAGGGCTAGAACAGAGACCCGCAAGCCTTCCTTTTCGGATTCGCTGCTGTGGACAGAACTGTTCTCTGCTCCCGTTTAAACTCGAGCCCGAGACCCAGGAGGTCGGCAGAAATCGCCGGCCCCGGTTGTCCTTAAGCAGCGGCGTCAACTTTCTTCCCCCTACAAAGCTGTGTGGAATTCTCTGTCCTGGTCTTGGGGTAGACCCATCTACTAGAGACCCGGTTTTTCTTAGGGGTCGTCATCGACTGAACTAATACTCAGTTTGAATTACTTCTTATGAAGGAAacgttaatattttattaatacttaGTTTGAATTATTTAATATGAAGGAAACGGATGTGTTGGAATGTTTAGAGCATAATGGGTTAAGGAAGGCATGTTATCAGGTATATGGGGTTGGGTAAAGTATTACTACAGTTAATTTTACGTATTTCATTGTTATCACCGTCCTATGTGGCCTGCACTATATATCTCATAGACAAAatgatacagattttttaaaaaagattttatttatttatttggcagagatcacaagtaggtgagaggtggggtggggagggcgggaagcaggctccccactgagcagagagcctgatgcagggttccatcccaagacctcaagatcatgccctgagcggaaggcagaggttttaacccactgagccatccaggcgcccctgatagaGACTTTTGTTGTGCACTGTTGAGCCTTACGCAACAGAGCTACTATGGTGGGTAATTCTTCCAGaaaatgtgtggttttttttacattttgtttatttgacagcgcaagagagggaacacaagcagggggagagggagaagcaggcttcctgcagagcagggagcccaacgtggggctcgatcccaggaccctgggatcatgatcggagctgaaggcaaatCCTTGACGACTGAATCGCCCACATGCCCAGAAAGTGTGTTTTTAAGTAACAACCATATCAGAACTTCACTGAGTTGAAAATCCCCAATGATTAGTCATTGAGCTCGGTGATTTGTTCCCTTCACATTAGCATTGCAACTGGTTGAGTTATAATTTAGTGTCCCCCCCAAAAACTTGTGATATTATATGGGTTTGGGAgtcacctttatttatttatttaaagattttatttatttatttgacagagatcacaagtaggcagagaggcaggcagagagagagaggaaggaaggaagcaggctccctgctgtgcagagagcccgatatggggctcgatcccagcaccctgggaccatgacctgagctgaaggcagaggctttaacccactgagccactcaggcgccctgggGGTCACTTTTAAATAGTTGAGTATGGTGACAGGGTAAGTACCTCAGGGGGAttgttccttttcctctgtctgccttttttttttttttttttttttcccttttttcttttgctctgggTGATGTTTTAGCTCAGAATTCTTTTATcgcttgtttgtgttttttgccTTCCCAGCTCACGGATGATTGATGTCCAGACCAAAATGGCTGGGCGAGCTTTGGAGCTCCTTTGTCTGCCCGAGGGTCAGCCCTGTTACCTCTTGGATATTGGGTGAGATCCTGGGGCCCAGTTCAGGTTGTCTAGGTGGTGGTGGAGTGTCTTTGCTGCTCATGCTTTTGAGCTCCTGTTTGTGCCTTCCAGCTGTGGTTCTGGGCTGAGTGGAGATTATCTCTCGGATGAAGGGCACTACTGGGTAGGCATCGACATCAGCCCTGCCATGCTGGGTAAGTCTGACCTGCTTCGCCCTGGAACGGACTGCTCTTCATGAGTGTGGAGCAGTGGGCATCGTCTGTTTCCCTGATACTCTCTTTTCCCATGTAGATGCGGCCTTGGACCGAGACACTGAGGGAGACCTGCTTCTGGGGGACATGGGCCAGGGCATCCCCTTCAAACCAGGTTCCTTTGATGGATGTATCAGGTGAGAAGAGTCTTTGCATCCTACTTTTAGTCCTGCAGATCGGTGCTTCCCAAATTGGCTGTGCTGCAGAGTTACCCGGGATACTTAAAAATACACATCCCCAGGTTAGACCAGTGTCCCCAGTTATGTCAGTTTTTTGGTATTTTGAAGCTGTCTAGTTCTTTGATCATCTTACGCTGCCAGGTTCAGGTACTTCTGGTATAGATACTCTGTCTGCTTGGGGGGGGGTCTTTTCACACCTTCAGGAGCCATTTTGTGGGTGCCAGTGGCCATCTTGTTGGCGCCAGTGGCCATCTTGTTCGTGCCAGCAGCCATCTTGTTGGCCCCAGCAGCCATCTTGTTGCCTTCTTTTTGAATAGCTCTGTAGCGGAGAGTGGCCCAGAATTTTCCAGTCTCTTCAGTGACTTGGCCCTTTCTGGGTTGTCAGGGTGAAGTTTGGGACATTTACATAGTACTTTGATAACATGAACATTGAAATGACTGAAATGTGAAGTTTGTCTTCTGTGGTCAAGTTCTGTTGAATATTTCCTGTGCTGTGTTGTTGATGGGGTGGAGGTAGGGGATAAGGAAGAAGTCATAACCTTAATCCTTCCCCGGGGGGATGCCTCCTCCTGTGATTGTGGCCTGAACAGTGGGGATCTGGGTGAGCAGGAAAATTTGGATTTGAAGAGGTTTTTTAGGGTTAGGGATTAGTTTACATCTGGGAACAAGACTGGGGAGAAACCACGTTTCAAGGATGGCCGTGGCTTTTTAGTAATGATTGGGTGAGCTGTTTTAAGCTGCGGGAAACCAGTCAGCCATCAGGTCTGTGTGTTTGAGGAGTaagttgttatttgtttgttttttttagagatggcatgggaaactttttttttggcATTGCTTACATGTAGGACATGTTACCAAGCGTTTGTGGAGTTTGTGGAGATATATAGCTTTTAAGACTCTCCATGGCGTATTAGGGGCTGTAAGACATGGCAACTAAACACGAAGTCGAGTGTGGAGTGTGACTGGGGAGTTGTGGAGCCCACCACAGTGCTGAGGagaggccagagaacacagggaagcCTTTAGAAGGATAGAAGGAGGAAGGGTTGGGTTGGGCCTTGAGGGCCCTGAGGAATTTGGATAGTCATGGGGAGGGTTTCTGAGTGAAGGAACAGTGTGAACCAGGGGACAGAAGAGGCCGGGGAAAGAAGTCTGATAGATCGCGTGGGAAGGATAAGGAATTTTAAACTCGGGCTGAGAAGTGTGGGCTCTATTGAGTAGTCGATGGGAAGCTGGGGAGGGACCAGATCAGAGCTGTACTTTGGGAAGATTATTTAAGAGGAGAGAAGCGAGATGGTTGAAGAAGTGAGGCAGTGAGGGGCGCTGACCcaggagagaggtagagggaagtAAAAGCTGGGAGAGGCATTTGGATGGACAAGCGGGGTTTGGGTTTctgtggatatgtgtgtgcacagcaGTGAAGCGGGACTTACCTGAGAGGGGTTTCTAATAGGCGCTTGAGGCTTTTAGGTCTGTGGATGGTGAAGACGCCGAGTGAGTACAGTTAAAGGAACCGATTGAggaggatgaatgaatgagggtgTTTGCGTTAAGTATTATAAAGGGGTTTTCCTTTGATCACAGGAAGGGAATGAAGGGGCAGGTGGCAGAGAGCCTTGACATGCTGTGTAAATTTAAATTCGAGATGCGTGCAGAAACAAGGTTGAGAAAATACTTGTTCGGACTGGCTACAAGGAAGTCAGTGCTGACCTCCTGTTCACTCTTTTCTGTCCTGTTGTAGAATGGTGAGCTGGAGTGGATCTGCGCGTGCCCAGAAAGAGACCTGTGGGCAGGAGGGTTGGGGCTGAAGGATATGCATGATGTTAGTGCCTCGAAGAGGTGGTGGAGGGAGCAGCGCGTGTTGGTCCCTCTCCTGACAGGGTCCCTTCCTTTCTCAGCATTTCTGCTATTCAGTGGCTCTGTAATGCAAACAAGAAGTCGGACGTCCCTGCCAAGCGCCTGTActgcttcttctcctctctgTACTCTGTGCTGGTGAGTAGAGGTCTCCTTCCCGTCTGGGCTGGCGGCTTATCCCTCCTGCAGGTACTGACGCGCTAGGAAAAGCCCTTCAGATGGGACCACAGGACCCAAGAACGGTGACAGGACTTTACTATGGTTACTTCTGTCCAGGTCTTTAGTCTTAAGAGGAAAGCTCAGTGGTCTGACATCCCTAACGAAACGTAGAAGATGCTGGTATCAAAATCTGAGACCGATCACTGTTCTGTGTCCCCactgcactgttttttttttttttttttaagattttatttattgggcacctgggtggctcagtgggttaagccgctgccttcgactcaggtcatgatctcagggtcctgggatggagtcccacatcgagctctctgctcagcaggggtcctgcttcccttcctctctatatctgcctgcctctctgcctacttgtgatctctgtctgtcaaataaataaataaaatctttaaaaaaaaaaaaaagattttgtttatttatttgacagagagagaaatcgatcacaagtaggcagagaggcaggcagagagagggggaagcaggctcccggctgagcagagagcccaatgcggggcttgatcccaggacgatgggatcatgacctgaggcgaaggcagaggcttaacccactgagccccccaggtgccccccccctgcACTGTATTTTAATCGGAAGTTGGTTTGGGGGCATGGAGTCCCCAGAGCGAGGACAGAGACTTCGTGTCCAGGGCTCACCGTGTGCCCGCATCCTCTgactcccacccctccctcccctacTGCTAATGCTCTGATGGGGAGCGGGGTGGTGGTTTATCACAGAGCTTTTATTAAGCTTTACTTTGTCCTCGTAACTGATACTGTTGATTTCGGTTGTGTTACTGGATTAGAAGATAGTTTGAGATTTTAAGTCCGAAAATTGAGTCCTTTCACTTTTTTGAACGGTCCTAGATGTTTCTTGGTCTCCTTCATCTCCGCACCTCATCCTGGTTTTCCTAGGATGGGTGGTTTTGCAGGCGACCGGCTGGGCTTGTGCGGCGTGTGGTTTCCGTCACACGCGCGCGGGAGCTAATCCGAGGTTCTGGTGGCCTTTGTGTTTGCCTTTCTGCCGAAGTGGTTTCCCTCCTGTGTGTAGCCGGCTCCCCGCCCGCTACATTTCAGGCCTCTGCTCAGGTGTCCCTCAGAGCGGCCTTCCTTGAACCAAAAGTAAACCCAACAGTCTCTTGGCACTCACCGTTCTTTgctgtaatattcttttttttgggCACTAAATCAGGACTGTGAATTGGcagcctttctctctcaaacatgAGCTCCACAAGTTCCGGGGCTCGCTCTCTTCCCAGCTTGTATCCCAGGCCCTAGGAACAGCGTCGTGTAGCGAGTGAGGTTTCAGATGTTGAGTGAGCGAGGAGCAGAGAAGCGTTGGGCCCTGAGCCCATGGTGTTTTTGTAGGAGAGTGATGTTTCTGTCGCTTGCAGGTCCGTGGAGCCCGGGCCGTCCTGCAGCTGTACCCTGAGAACTCAGAGCAGGTGAGCCCCTCTGTTCCTAGAGGGCTAGGACAGCCCAGAAGCTGTCCTGCTCCCCACTTACCTGCCTCCTGCTGGGAGGGGACAGAACAAGGAACCTGTTGCTGACTGGTAGGGGAACTAGGGAGCGAGCCTCTGGGAGGgcttcctccagcccctgctggCACGTTTTATGACCCGTCATCCTAGGGAAGAGCGTCGTGGTATCTGGGCAGAGAGTTGGGATAAGGACGTTTGTCTGCCAACAGACACGTGTCTCAGTTAACCGGCTAGTTCTGGCTCCCGTAATCAAAGGTACAGAAATTGGGGAGGATTTGAGAGGAGAGCAAAGCTGTCTGCTGTGGAGTGTCCTCCGTGGGGCTGAGGAGTAGAGGCGCAGATCCTAAAAGACAGGTGGGGAGCGGTCTCCAGTCCTCACGTGAACCAGTTTGCCCTCCGTGGTGGCCTCCGTGGTGGCCTTTCATCCCTGAGATGGGCGTGGGGGAGATGGGTCCCTGGGCTAGAGAGAAGATAGGGGCATTGTTGGTTCCAGCCTGCCTTTTCCTTCGTGTAGCTTTTGGTCTACACAAAATTCGCTGCTGTTCTCTCCTCAGCTGGAGCTCATCACGACCCAGGCCACCAAGGCTGGCTTCACCGGTGGCGTGGTGGTGGACTTCCCCAACAGCGCCAAGGCCAAGAAGTGAGTGCTGGGGCCTCACTTGCTGCCCACGCAGAGCAGAGAGGGTGTTGGGGTGATGAGCTGGCCAGAGGCGAGCGGGGCTGGGTCCCCAGGGCCGTCACGTTCTGCACctgtgtgtgggagggagggTGCCTTGAGGTCTTCTCCCCAGCATCCCCCCACGAAAGCTCTCTGAGCCCAGCCCTCACTCTACTTTCTGGTTTCAGGTTCTACCTCTGCTTGTTTTCTGGGCCTTCAACCTTTCTGCCAAAGGTGAGGGACCCAGAGTTTGCAGGCTTGTGGCCTTAGGATTCTTCACTTGTGGGGCTGAGCCCTTGGAAGGGCTtaggcctgggtggcccagcctcTTTGGGGTGGGACAGGCAGTTGTGGAGCCCGCCAGGACAATCTAAGAGCACTCTGGTCCCTGCAGGCCCTGAACGAGAGCAATGACGAAGAGGAGACCAGGGAGTCCGAGTTCACGAGTGAGAGGTAAAGCGGCTTCCGGGGCTGGCAGgcggggctggaggaaggcggcGACGCTCCGCTTTCACGAGGTCTCACAGGTCCAAGTGGGACAGTGGCTCCAGAGTGGGAGCCCTCCCAGGCCTGAGCCTGCCCCTGCCTCAGGCTGGGCGGCTGGGGCCCTGCTGGATGTCCCCGGACAGCCACACggccttcttttctgttttccctccccaCCTGCGACCTGGACGCCCCCGTGCCCCCTCTCCCGCACGCTCCTGTCCGCTCTCCGGGCTCCTTCCCATGCGCTCGCACACGGGCTGCACCGTCTGTCCCGAACCCGCCGACGACAGCTCGCCGTCCCTGAGTGGGGGCTCCCCCGTGGATCCGATCTCATACCTGCCTCTTGCTGCACCGCCCTGTTCTCTCACTCCTGCCTCCCTGTCCTTACCGGTCACTGTGGTCAAGGCCACAGCAGCCTCTGTCCTGCCAAACCTGTGGCTGCTGCCGGGTCTGCGCTCTCCTGTCCTCTTAACCCCCTGCTCCGTTGGCACCGACGCTTGGCACCGACGCGGCCTCTCGCTCCCTTGACGCTTTCCTCACCCGGCCTCCCACCCGCCACCCCGGTTTGGTCCTCGGCTCGCCGGCTCTTCCTTCTCCGAGCACCCTGGGGCGCCCAGCATGGCCCCCTTCTCTGTCGGCTGCCTTAGCCTCCAGCCCTAGCCCCCTCGCTCCAGATTTCTGCCTGCGGCCTTagcccctcctccagcctctgacCACCCCCCTCCGCCGAGTGTCCATTCCCGACTTCGCACGTGTGTGGGGCCAAGCCAAGCTCCTGCCGTTCACCCcaagcctccctccctccactcttcCCCCTCCCCGGTCCTGTCGTTCTGACGTCCGCTCCAGCCAGTCCTTCGCGTCCTGTCGCCCCTGGTGCCCACGTCTGGACAGGCGGCGGCCCCGTCCCCGGCCTGAGCCCCCACCGCCGCCCTTGCCTGATGCAGACACTGCTGCGCGGGCCTCCCTACCCCTTTGGATTTCTCCTCCGTCCGCGGCAGGACGAGTCCTTTCCTGGTCCCTTCATT
The sequence above is a segment of the Mustela lutreola isolate mMusLut2 chromosome 17, mMusLut2.pri, whole genome shotgun sequence genome. Coding sequences within it:
- the DNAJC30 gene encoding dnaJ homolog subfamily C member 30, mitochondrial, whose amino-acid sequence is MAARRDLRCSRRLLWRLWRVPTGPQNRGSGLGLQARTYSQGDRSYSRTALYELLGVPSTATQAQIKAAYYRQSFLYHPDRNSGSAEAAERFTRISQAYLVLGSATLRRKYDRGLLSDEDLRGPDVRPSKGPAGDDRSPRARPPASWAHDRGQAAAGASRTMFNFDAFYQAHYGEQLERERRQRARREALRKQQEDRARKGFRWDETRDTTFVFLLLTAFVLIGFRF
- the BUD23 gene encoding probable 18S rRNA (guanine-N(7))-methyltransferase isoform X1, which codes for MAFRSKRPEHGGPPELFYDKNEARKYVRNSRMIDVQTKMAGRALELLCLPEGQPCYLLDIGCGSGLSGDYLSDEGHYWVGIDISPAMLDAALDRDTEGDLLLGDMGQGIPFKPGSFDGCISISAIQWLCNANKKSDVPAKRLYCFFSSLYSVLVRGARAVLQLYPENSEQLELITTQATKAGFTGGVVVDFPNSAKAKKFYLCLFSGPSTFLPKALNESNDEEETRESEFTSERIPYRMARRGLVRKSRQWVLEKKARRRRQGREVRPDTPYTGRRRKPRF
- the BUD23 gene encoding probable 18S rRNA (guanine-N(7))-methyltransferase isoform X2, giving the protein MAFRSKRPEHGGPPELFYDKNEARKYVRNCGSGLSGDYLSDEGHYWVGIDISPAMLDAALDRDTEGDLLLGDMGQGIPFKPGSFDGCISISAIQWLCNANKKSDVPAKRLYCFFSSLYSVLVRGARAVLQLYPENSEQLELITTQATKAGFTGGVVVDFPNSAKAKKFYLCLFSGPSTFLPKALNESNDEEETRESEFTSERIPYRMARRGLVRKSRQWVLEKKARRRRQGREVRPDTPYTGRRRKPRF